The Myxococcaceae bacterium JPH2 genome window below encodes:
- the hcp gene encoding type VI secretion system tube protein Hcp, with the protein MAETVHLFLKANGQDIQGESTQKSLGREGSIECVSYNQEVKTNREAGSGLATGRRQYQPLVIRKRIDKSSPLLMKALAENQVIEGTFKFFRPNPTGDGTTEQFYTVSIKQARIASIHQTVPDAFVPTSTNHPPMEEITFVFHTINWTFTNGGVTHEDTWDQQR; encoded by the coding sequence ATGGCCGAAACAGTACATTTGTTCCTGAAGGCGAATGGGCAGGACATCCAGGGCGAGAGCACGCAGAAGAGCCTGGGCCGCGAGGGCTCCATCGAGTGCGTCTCTTATAACCAGGAGGTCAAGACCAATCGCGAGGCGGGCTCCGGCCTGGCGACGGGCCGCCGTCAGTATCAGCCGCTCGTCATCCGCAAGCGGATCGACAAGTCCTCGCCGCTGCTCATGAAGGCCCTCGCCGAGAACCAGGTCATCGAGGGCACCTTCAAGTTCTTCCGGCCGAACCCCACGGGTGATGGAACCACCGAGCAGTTCTACACGGTGTCCATCAAGCAGGCGCGTATCGCCAGCATCCACCAGACGGTGCCGGATGCGTTCGTGCCCACCAGCACGAACCACCCGCCCATGGAGGAGATCACCTTCGTGTTCCACACCATCAATTGGACCTTCACCAATGGTGGCGTGACGCACGAGGACACCTGGGATCAGCAGCGCTGA
- the tssA gene encoding type VI secretion system protein TssA produces MSTAVTLEELRARVRPWVEPIQGGAPAGVPAKHDPAYEAVAAEVARLESPAGEPVRWDDVVVGASGLLQHTTKDLWLAAYLGYGLFSTQGLSGAAVGLSLLSELSERYWADLFPELKRLKGRANAVTWLVDRLARMLPALPAAQVDAASLESLAQSARKLAEVSRQRFADQAPTFGTLNDAIARLRAGLPQEAPPARAPTPEAPAAMASPPAPSPAAPAPAPVATPTPTRVELPAPPSQPPVTAEGATDFLRNVGAALLGAATTLRRASSADPLAYRLQRMGLWLHLSALPTANAQGNTVLAPLPAALTTRLETMASHARWSEVLDEAESALQQHRFALTLHRFTVEALTGLGASHAAARHTTVMELGILLRRLPGAETLLASDGSPLTDEATHAWLRTEVLRSSAPAPAPRAPVALTLPPAAPLAMSGSGNTQALEDEARALADSGQLADAIARLQATVASTLTGRERFAARLALARQAANAGLLPLARALFEALDAEVSSHSLDAWEPALAAACLEGWLSTHTATQTDVEGAWLSVKVRNRYRRLSQLDPTAALRVRQ; encoded by the coding sequence ATGTCCACCGCCGTCACCCTCGAAGAACTGCGAGCGCGAGTCCGCCCCTGGGTGGAGCCCATCCAGGGTGGCGCTCCCGCGGGCGTGCCGGCCAAGCACGACCCCGCCTACGAGGCGGTGGCGGCCGAGGTGGCGCGGCTGGAGTCTCCCGCGGGCGAGCCGGTGCGCTGGGACGATGTCGTGGTGGGCGCCAGCGGCCTGCTCCAGCACACCACCAAGGACCTGTGGCTCGCGGCGTACCTGGGCTACGGCCTCTTCTCCACACAGGGCCTGTCCGGCGCCGCCGTGGGCTTGAGCCTGCTGAGCGAGCTGAGCGAGCGCTACTGGGCGGACCTCTTCCCCGAGCTGAAGCGACTCAAGGGCCGGGCCAACGCGGTGACGTGGCTGGTGGACCGACTCGCGCGGATGCTCCCGGCCCTGCCCGCCGCGCAGGTGGACGCGGCGAGCCTGGAGTCCCTCGCGCAGTCCGCGCGCAAGCTCGCCGAGGTGTCGCGCCAGCGCTTCGCGGACCAGGCGCCCACGTTCGGCACGCTGAATGACGCCATCGCGCGGCTGCGCGCGGGCCTGCCCCAAGAGGCACCTCCCGCCCGGGCCCCCACCCCCGAGGCGCCCGCGGCGATGGCCTCGCCCCCCGCACCTTCGCCCGCCGCGCCCGCGCCCGCGCCCGTCGCGACGCCGACGCCGACGCGGGTGGAGCTGCCCGCGCCGCCGAGCCAGCCGCCCGTCACGGCCGAGGGCGCCACGGACTTCCTGCGCAACGTGGGCGCCGCGCTGCTCGGGGCCGCCACGACGCTGCGGCGCGCGAGTTCGGCGGATCCGCTCGCATACCGGCTCCAGCGCATGGGGCTGTGGCTCCACCTGTCCGCGCTTCCGACTGCGAACGCCCAGGGGAACACCGTCCTGGCGCCCTTGCCCGCCGCGTTGACGACACGGCTGGAGACCATGGCCAGCCACGCGCGCTGGAGCGAGGTGCTGGACGAGGCCGAGTCCGCGCTGCAGCAGCACCGCTTCGCGCTCACGCTGCACCGGTTCACCGTGGAGGCCCTGACAGGACTCGGCGCGTCGCATGCGGCGGCCCGTCACACCACCGTGATGGAGCTGGGCATCCTGCTGCGTCGCCTTCCCGGGGCGGAGACGCTGCTCGCCTCGGATGGCTCGCCGCTGACGGACGAGGCCACCCACGCGTGGCTGCGCACGGAGGTGCTGCGCTCCAGCGCCCCGGCCCCAGCACCGCGGGCACCGGTGGCGCTGACGCTGCCGCCCGCGGCGCCCCTGGCAATGTCAGGCAGCGGTAACACACAGGCCCTGGAGGACGAGGCGCGCGCGCTCGCGGACTCAGGTCAGCTCGCGGATGCCATTGCGAGACTTCAAGCCACCGTGGCCTCCACCCTCACGGGTCGTGAGCGCTTCGCGGCGCGCCTGGCCCTGGCGAGACAGGCCGCGAACGCGGGATTGTTGCCGCTCGCCCGCGCCTTGTTCGAAGCGTTGGACGCTGAAGTCAGCTCACACTCCCTGGATGCGTGGGAACCCGCGCTCGCCGCGGCGTGCCTTGAAGGCTGGCTGTCCACTCACACTGCAACACAGACGGATGTCGAGGGGGCTTGGTTGTCAGTCAAAGTTCGAAACCGCTATCGTCGCCTTTCGCAGCTGGACCCCACCGCTGCACTGCGCGTGCGTCAGTAG
- the tagF gene encoding type VI secretion system-associated protein TagF yields MAESSSRIGLLGKTPRQAEFIRLHAATPLALRLHGWLEEGVERARRARVALPSQPVRFVFTLPGAKQVLVGLMAPSRDSVGRDFPLAVFAEVPSNVVAGRGALVPEGFRPFFQAATALVERAAEMEVTPLLEHATALPLPGPGDLGTAERLRVGALTGHGPAELLSPIVEGTPDGGRYYALHTFLTACAGERGREQSAATVGLDCPLSAKVGPVPWLELATRLLKWNTLPPAFFWSEGDAPRLLLCLGAATPSYFLHLAQPSRPGAQVWPLRTERPAALAQARAALSATQRQVIDSPTTSLEHLLRALAR; encoded by the coding sequence CGGGCTGTTGGGCAAGACGCCCCGTCAGGCGGAGTTCATCCGCCTGCACGCGGCCACGCCCCTCGCGCTGCGCCTGCATGGGTGGCTGGAGGAAGGCGTGGAGCGTGCGCGGCGGGCGCGGGTGGCCTTGCCCTCCCAGCCCGTGCGCTTCGTCTTCACGCTCCCCGGCGCGAAGCAGGTGCTCGTGGGCTTGATGGCGCCCAGCCGCGACAGCGTGGGCCGAGACTTCCCGCTCGCCGTGTTCGCCGAGGTGCCCAGCAATGTCGTCGCGGGCCGCGGCGCGCTCGTGCCGGAGGGCTTCCGGCCCTTCTTCCAGGCGGCCACCGCGCTGGTCGAGCGCGCGGCCGAGATGGAAGTGACGCCGCTCTTGGAGCACGCCACCGCGCTGCCCCTGCCCGGCCCCGGAGACCTGGGGACCGCGGAGCGACTGCGCGTGGGCGCGCTGACGGGCCACGGCCCCGCGGAGCTGCTCAGCCCCATCGTCGAGGGCACGCCCGATGGCGGCCGCTACTACGCGCTGCACACCTTCCTCACCGCGTGCGCCGGTGAGCGAGGCCGCGAGCAGTCCGCCGCCACCGTGGGGCTGGACTGCCCCTTGTCCGCGAAGGTGGGGCCCGTGCCGTGGCTGGAGCTGGCCACGCGCCTGCTGAAGTGGAACACGCTGCCTCCCGCCTTCTTCTGGTCCGAGGGTGACGCGCCTCGCCTGCTCCTGTGTCTGGGCGCGGCCACGCCGTCCTACTTCCTCCACCTGGCCCAGCCCTCGCGCCCTGGCGCGCAGGTGTGGCCCCTGCGCACCGAGCGCCCCGCCGCGCTCGCCCAGGCCCGCGCCGCGCTCTCCGCCACGCAGCGACAAGTCATCGACTCACCCACCACCTCGCTCGAACACCTCCTGCGCGCACTCGCGCGCTGA
- the tssB gene encoding type VI secretion system contractile sheath small subunit — protein sequence MSKESSVAPTERVNIIYKPATGNAQEQVELPLKVLMMGDFTGQQDARPVEQRAPINVDKSNFNEVMAQQNLKVSLTAADKLSSEAGATLNVSLQFKNLSDFAPESIVNQVPELKKLLELRSALNALKGPLGNLPAFRKKLQTLLNDEEGRKKLIQELGLKTEAESK from the coding sequence ATGAGCAAAGAGAGTTCTGTCGCCCCAACCGAGCGCGTCAACATCATCTACAAGCCCGCCACGGGGAACGCTCAGGAGCAGGTGGAACTGCCCCTGAAGGTCCTGATGATGGGTGACTTCACCGGCCAGCAGGATGCTCGGCCCGTGGAGCAGCGCGCGCCCATCAACGTGGACAAGTCCAACTTCAACGAGGTCATGGCCCAGCAGAATCTGAAGGTCAGCCTCACGGCGGCGGACAAGCTCTCCAGCGAGGCGGGCGCGACCCTGAACGTGTCGCTCCAGTTCAAGAACCTCTCGGACTTCGCGCCGGAGAGCATCGTCAACCAGGTCCCCGAGCTGAAGAAGCTCCTGGAGCTGCGCTCGGCGCTCAACGCGCTCAAGGGCCCCCTGGGCAACCTGCCCGCGTTCCGCAAGAAGCTGCAGACCCTGCTGAACGACGAGGAAGGCCGCAAGAAGTTGATCCAGGAGCTGGGCCTCAAGACCGAAGCCGAGTCCAAGTAA
- the tssC gene encoding type VI secretion system contractile sheath large subunit: MGTETQLSKSTGNVADVSLLDEILSEAKLKPKDEGYDVARRGVQAFITEMLAPNRSEERVDKALVDAMIAEIDKRLSSQVNEILHVPEFQKLESAWRSLKFLVDRVDFRENTRVEMLNLSKEDLQKDFEDSPEVVKSGMYKIAYSNEYGVFGGKPYGLLCGNYDFGTGPQDMELLRKCASVAAMSHAPFIANASPEMFGEESFTKLPDLKDLKSLFEGPQYARWHSFRESEDARYVGLCLPRFLLRLPYGEKTIPVKAFNFSEEVVGSHEKYLWGYASTAFATRVTDSFAKFRWSPNIIGPQSGGAVENLPLHQYEAMGELQTKIPTEVLLTERREYELSEEGLIGLVFRKDADNAAFFSANSAQKPKFFGNTPEGKSAETNYRLGTQLPYMFIMTRLAHYIKVLQREQIGSWKEKSDLERELNHWISQYIADMDDPAPAVRSRRPLRAARITVEDVEGQPGWYRCSLQVRPHFKYMGASFTLSLIGKLDKE, encoded by the coding sequence ATGGGAACCGAGACCCAACTTTCGAAGTCCACGGGCAACGTCGCTGACGTATCCCTGCTCGACGAGATTCTTTCCGAGGCCAAGCTCAAGCCGAAGGACGAGGGCTACGACGTCGCCCGCCGCGGCGTGCAAGCCTTCATCACGGAAATGCTGGCACCCAACCGCTCCGAGGAGCGGGTGGACAAGGCGCTCGTCGACGCGATGATCGCGGAGATCGACAAGCGGCTGAGCTCGCAGGTCAATGAAATCCTCCACGTCCCCGAGTTCCAGAAGCTGGAGTCGGCGTGGCGCTCGCTGAAGTTCCTCGTGGACCGGGTGGACTTCCGCGAGAACACCCGCGTGGAGATGCTCAACCTCTCCAAGGAAGACCTGCAGAAGGACTTCGAGGACTCGCCCGAGGTCGTCAAGTCCGGCATGTACAAGATTGCCTATTCGAACGAATACGGCGTCTTCGGCGGCAAGCCCTACGGCCTGCTGTGCGGCAACTACGACTTCGGCACCGGCCCGCAGGACATGGAGCTCTTGCGCAAGTGCGCGTCCGTGGCGGCCATGTCGCACGCGCCCTTCATCGCCAACGCCAGCCCGGAGATGTTCGGCGAGGAGAGCTTCACGAAGCTGCCGGACCTCAAGGACCTCAAGTCCCTGTTCGAGGGCCCGCAGTACGCCCGGTGGCACTCGTTCCGCGAGAGCGAGGACGCGCGCTACGTGGGCCTGTGCCTGCCGCGCTTCCTGCTGCGCCTGCCGTACGGCGAGAAGACGATTCCCGTGAAGGCCTTCAACTTCAGCGAGGAGGTCGTCGGCTCCCACGAGAAGTACCTGTGGGGCTACGCCTCCACGGCGTTCGCCACGCGCGTGACGGACTCGTTCGCCAAGTTCCGCTGGAGCCCGAACATCATCGGCCCGCAGTCCGGCGGCGCGGTGGAGAACCTGCCCCTGCACCAGTACGAGGCCATGGGGGAGTTGCAGACGAAGATTCCCACCGAGGTCCTGCTCACCGAGCGGCGCGAGTACGAGCTGTCCGAGGAGGGCCTCATCGGCCTGGTGTTCCGCAAGGACGCGGACAACGCGGCGTTCTTCAGCGCGAACTCGGCGCAGAAGCCCAAGTTCTTCGGCAACACGCCCGAGGGCAAGTCGGCGGAGACCAACTACCGCCTGGGCACGCAGCTTCCGTACATGTTCATCATGACCCGCCTGGCGCACTACATCAAAGTGCTCCAGCGCGAGCAGATTGGAAGCTGGAAGGAGAAGTCTGATCTGGAGCGCGAGCTCAACCACTGGATCAGCCAGTACATCGCGGACATGGACGACCCGGCGCCCGCGGTGCGCTCGCGCCGTCCGCTGCGCGCCGCGCGCATCACCGTCGAGGACGTGGAGGGTCAGCCGGGCTGGTACCGGTGCAGCCTCCAGGTTCGCCCCCACTTCAAGTACATGGGCGCGTCCTTCACGCTGTCTTTGATTGGCAAGTTGGACAAGGAGTGA